TGCCGCCTTACCGGCACCTGCTATAATTAAATCATATACCTTATCGGCATTCTGAGCAAATTGCTGTGTTTCAACAGGTGTTCTGTGTGCAGATAATACTTTTAAATCATAATCAACGTTAAATTCATTAAGTATTTTTTCACATCCTTTTATGATTTGCAAATCGGATTTGCTGCCGACAACAATGGCAATTTTTGGTTTCGACAATATCATAACCCCCTTTTTTAAAACCCCGATTAATTTTAATAATCGGGGTTTATATTTTAACCTGCTAATGTTGCAAACCTTAAAATAAATAGCAGAGCAAGTATATATACTATCGGATGAACCTCTTTTGCTCTTCCAGATGTAATTTTAACAATTGGATATGCAATAAGCCCCGAGGCTATTCCGTTTGCTATACTGAAGGTAAACGGCATTAACGCAATTGCGAGAAAAGATGGAAGTGCTTCGGTAAAATCATCAAAATTTATATTTTTTATGGTACCCATCATTAAAGCACCGACTATTATAAGTGCTGGTGCAGTAGCCTCAGAAGGAACCAATAAGGCAATCGGTGAAAAAAACAATGCAAAAATAAACATTATTGCTGTCATTAAGGCAGTAAGCCCTGTCCTGCCGCCTTCTGCAATACCTGCCGCACTTTCTACATATGTTGTAACAGTTGACGTACCTAATAAAGCACCTACGGATGTTGCAATTGCATCTGATAAAAGACCTTTTTTCATATTGGGCATTTTCCCATTTTTATCAAGCATCCCTGCTTTTGAGCCTGTTCCAATAAATGTACCTATTGTATCAAACATGTCAACAAAGGTAAATGTCAATACCACATAAAGAAAGCTTGTTATCAATGCAATCGGTGCAATATGTTTACCTATGCCTAAAAGCCCGGCAAAATCAAGCTTCAAAAAAGTAGGTGCAAGACTTGGAGGCATTTTTATCAAGGTAAAATCAGCGGGTATTTTTGTTACCCCCATAAAAATTCCCAGAATGCTTGTAAGAAGTATTCCTATCAATATTGAACCTTTTATTCTCCTTGACATTAAAATTGCAGTTATAAATAAACCGATTACGGCTAATAGCGGACCGGGCTTTGATAGCTCTCCAAAACCTATATATGTTGCTTTATTTGCAATTATTATGCCTGCATTTTTAAATCCTATAAGTGCTATAAACAAGCCTATCCCACTGCTTACTGCATATTTCAACGACATAGGAATTGCATCAATAATCATTTCTCTTATACCGGAAATAGTTATTAAAATAAATATTATACCGGAAATAAAAACAGCTGCCAACGCTTCTTGCCATGTATAACCCATTGTTAAAACAACCGTGTATGTAAAGAAAGCATTTAA
This is a stretch of genomic DNA from Aceticella autotrophica. It encodes these proteins:
- a CDS encoding NCS2 family permease; translated protein: MEKNSCISLANKIWDLDGHKTNVKTEIIAGLTTFITMAYILFVNPIVLKEAGMNTGAVFTATAISAAIGTLMMAFYANYPFAQAPGMGLNAFFTYTVVLTMGYTWQEALAAVFISGIIFILITISGIREMIIDAIPMSLKYAVSSGIGLFIALIGFKNAGIIIANKATYIGFGELSKPGPLLAVIGLFITAILMSRRIKGSILIGILLTSILGIFMGVTKIPADFTLIKMPPSLAPTFLKLDFAGLLGIGKHIAPIALITSFLYVVLTFTFVDMFDTIGTFIGTGSKAGMLDKNGKMPNMKKGLLSDAIATSVGALLGTSTVTTYVESAAGIAEGGRTGLTALMTAIMFIFALFFSPIALLVPSEATAPALIIVGALMMGTIKNINFDDFTEALPSFLAIALMPFTFSIANGIASGLIAYPIVKITSGRAKEVHPIVYILALLFILRFATLAG